Below is a genomic region from Synergistaceae bacterium.
TCTGGGGGTCGTCGTCCACAAACCCGCAGGGGATCAGCTCTCCCTGACTCCTGAGCAGATCCCTGGCCAGCAGGGTCCCCGCCTCTCCCGCTCCGACGATCAGAGCCCGGGACCGCCGGGGCGGCGACGAAAGCGGCGTATGCACCAGCCTCCAGGAGACCCGAAGCCCCCCGCAAAAGATCATTCCGGCAAAAAGCATGATGATCAGCGACGTGCGGGGCACCAGCGCGTAACGCCAGGCAAAATGATACCAGGCGGCGTAATGAATGGAGACAAAAATCAGCGCCCCCAGAATGTAGAGGCGCGCGAAACGGACGTAGTCCTCAAGGCCCGCCTGGGCCCACAGCGTTCTGTACTGCCGGCCCAGAAAGAAAACGAGCACCACAATCGAGGGGAAAGCGCGCATCACGCGAAAACAGTCGATCAGGTTGACGCGGGGAATGAAAAGCGTGAGCCGGATCGCGTATCCCAGATAGACGGCAAAAGACAGTAAAAGAAAATCAAACAGAGCCACCCAGAAACCGTGGCCCGAAAGTTTTTTCCACCAATCGAAAAACCTGTTCAGCAAAGTATGTTTCAGGATACTCATAACGAGGTTCGTCGTTTATCCGCCTTATCGGCGTTAAAGGATGAGCTTCTTGCCGCCTCCCTGCTGGCCCCCCATCCGGTCGAGCTGGTTCAGCACCGCCGCGGGAGCCACGTCGATTTTCGGCTTCTGCTGTTTCGCCATGGCGTCCGACACGCGTTTTTCGTATTCCTCCATCGTTTTTTTGATGGCGGCCGTATCGCTTTTAATCCAGAGCAAAATCCCCTTCGCCACGGCATCCAAAGTCTCCTGAGGCGGCTCCTGGTCAATCATTCCCAGCTCCTTCAGGATACGATGTTCCTCCTTCACGGAATCCAGAACGTCCTGATCGGAGATCAATCCTTTTTTATAGAGAATGCGGAACATGATGTTGAACCGGTTCTTCTGATTTTCCGAATCCACCGCCATTCCATCCACGCGGGCCAGAAGCATGGAAAGAAGTTCATCGAGTCCTATCTGCATGGGCATATATAAATTCCTCCTCAATAACGCCTGATTTTCTAATTCTAGCACAAAGTCAGGAGAGCGCTGAAGCCAGCCTGAGACTGACGCCAAAGACAAAACCGGCAGAGAGTCCCCTCTCCGCCGCAGTTCAGTCTTTCAGCCGATTCACTCCGTCAGCAGCCCCATCAGCATCTCACATTTGGCGATGACGTCGTCGTAATCGAAAGATTTCGCAAAAACATAAATTTCTTCCAGCAAATCATCGACGTCCAGACTGAAGGTCACCGCCCGCAAACCCTCCACAGTCTCGTCGATGCTTTGGGTATCGCATTTGAAACAGGCTTCCGTGAGCTTTTCCAGTTCCTGAGTCAAAAATCCAATCGTGACCTTTTTTTTCACCAGGTCTTCAGGGCCGGACCCCTCCATCAGCGACGCCTGAAGGAGTTGAAGGCGAAACTGCTCCATTCGCAGGCAGAAGCCCTCCGTCTGCGCGATGCATGTTTCCCCATCGCCCTCCTGCGAGGCTTTTTCGAGGGAGAAAGCCCAGTCGGACAAAAATAAATTGCCCAGATTGGCGAAAACGCTTTTCAGAGCGTGGACTCGAATGAAGTAATTCTTCCAGTTTTTTTCGCGAACACAGGAAGAAAGGGCCTCGATCTCCTGGTCCAGTCCTCCGCAAAACTGCCGGAGAATATCCACATAGACCTCCCCGTCCCCTTCCACACGGGAAAGTCCTGTTTTCAGGTCCAAATCCGTCACCGCCGCAAGACGCTTCAGCAGGGGCTCCAGGTGGGCGGGAGACTGTTTTTCCCTCACCTGAGCCGCGTTTTTCAGAACTTTTTGAGGCGGCAGCCACTTCAGCAGCACCCGGTTCAGCTCGGCGGCATCGATGGGTTTGGAGATAAAATCGTTCATTCCCGCCGCGAAAAAAGACTCCTTCGCGCCGGAAACCGCGTTGGCGGAAAGGGCGATGATCGGAACCCTTTTATAATACCCGCCATCCAGGGCGCGAATGTACTCCGTGGCCTCGACGCCGTCCATCCCCGGCATCATGTGATCCATAAAAACGAGATCATACTGTTCCGCCTGAATCTGCTCTATCGCCTCCGAAGCGCTTTCCGCGGTATCCGGCGCAATGCCGTGTTTTCCCAGATACCCCACCGCCACGGACAGGTTGACCGAGTTGTCGTCCACCACCAGCACCCGCGCGTCGGGGGAAGCGACGACCATTTGAATCTCCCGGTGTTCCTCCACCTGGCGGGCGTCGCCTTCGACGAGAGGGAGAAACACGGTAAAGACCGACCCCCTGCCGTACTCGCTCTCCAGTTCGACGTCCCCGTTCATCATGGACACGAGCTGCTTCGTGATGGAAAGCCCCAGACCGGTTCCCACGATACCCTGATTTTTCTTTTTGTCCATCTGCTCAAAGGCCTTGAACAGCCTCGGGAAATCTTCTTTTTTGATGCCGATTCCCGTATCTCTCACCTGGACGACCAGACAATCCCGGTCGTTTTTCAGCCCGCGCCGGACGTCCAGAGACACGAAGCCCTTTCGGGTGTACTTCACGGCGTTGGTGACCAGGTTCATGATCACCTGCCGAACCCGAACCTCATCCCCGTACAGGACAGGAGGGAGGTCCCGGGCGATGCTTTTTCGAAACTCCAGAGCCTTGCCGGCCATCGTGAAGTTCGTGAGGGAGGAAATATCGTCGAACAGGGTGAAAATATTGTAATTCACGGGAGTCAGGGTCAGCTTGCCGGCCTCGATTTTGGAGAAATCCAGAATGTCGTTGATGATTTGCAGGAGGGAACGGGACATTTTTCGAATATCCGAAAAATACCGCTTTTGCATTTCGTCGAGGTTGTCCGTGCGCATCAGTTCGCTCATCCCAATGATGGCGTTCATGGGAGTGCGAATCTCGTGACTCATGGAGGCCAGAAAATGGCTTTTCGCGTCCGCCGCAGCCTGAGCGACCCTGGCCTGCACTTCCATTTCCCGGCTGTATTCGGCGGCGGTTCGGGCTTTTTCCTCTTCGGCCCTGATTTTACGGAGATCTCTGGCGTAAGATGCCGTGCAGAAGCCATCCCTCCAGGGCACCCGAATGAAGGTCACCTCCAGGGGAAGCAGTTCTCCCGTAACCGTGCGGGACATCCACTCGATATACTGAGGCTCTCCCCCAAAGTTCGTCTCCCGTATTTTCTTCATTTTTTCTTTCGTGGAAACGCCGTCCGGCTGAAACTCCGGCTGAAAGTCATAAAAGTGTTCCAGATAATCGGATTTTTTTGAAAGCCCCAGCAGGCGGAGCACCTCTCTGTTGCAGTCCATCATCTTTCCGTTTTCGTCCCACAGGGAGGCCGCCAGAGGGGTCGCGTCCAGCATGATTCGAGTTCGCGCCTCGGCCTCGGCATGAAGCACCTCCGTGGTATCGTGATAGATGGCGAGGACGCCGTCGAAATTTCCGTCGTCTCCCAGCATGGGAGTGGAGTGGACCGTGTACTGACGCGGCTCCCCCACTCCGGGAAAAGAAATTTCCACGTTGCTCTCCTGGGCCCGTTTTTCCGCCTGAATCCGCCGAAACCGCCGCATACCGCTTTCGGCAAGTTCCTGTTTCCCGATGGTCCGATAAATATCGTAAATGCCCCGACCGTTGACGGCGCTGAAATCCGCCATTCCCGCCAGGTTCAAAAAGGCTCTGGTGCAATATACCACTCGCGCGTCGCGGTCCAGCAGCAGAATGATGTTCTGGGCGTTTTCCATCACGAGCTTCATGTACTTTTCCAGCTTCTGCGACTCCACCGTTCGCAGAGATTCCCGGGTTTTGATGATTTCTGCCGAGGCGATCTGGCGCTCCAGCGAATCCCTGAGACCGGAGACCTCCCGGCCCAGTTCCGAGTTTTTCTCCTGAAGCTCCCGAATGGTTTGCAGCAGGCTTTCCCGCTCCCGATCCGTCATATCCGGCCTGTCGCTCCGTTCTCAGGCATCGGGGCAGGCGTCGAAGACTTTGCGCACAAGGTTTCGGAGCGATTCCGGATTGAAGGGCTTGACGATATAGCCCTTCGCTCCCTGGAAGTCGGCCTGAGCCGCAAAATCCTCCGACGCGCAGGACGAAACGAACAGAACGGGAATACCCTCCCAGCGGGGGTTGGCGCGGAGCATCTTCACAAATTCGAACCCCGACATCTCCGGCATCGCCACGTCCAGCAAAAGGAGATCGGGAACGGAACGGGAAAGCGCGGTCACGGCCATCTGCACGGATTTGGCGAGACGTATGTCAAACTCATCCTTCAGCGTGTTCTGGATGATCTGAAGGTTGGCCGGGGCGTCATCCAGCGCCAAAATTACCTTTTTCTTTTTTTCTCCCGTTTTCCCTTCCGTCGTTTCCGTCATTCCGAAATCCTCGAAAACAGCCCGTCAGAGCCGTTGTGTCCGTTTCTACGACGGGTCTTTGGCTTCCCCTGCGGGAACTGCGGGAACTGCGGGGACTTCGGCTCTTTCGGAGGGAAGCGGCAGGACACGGTCCATAACGGTTGGGCGGGGCGTCGTCTCGTCGCCTTCGAAGGTCACTTCCGCCTCCATGCCCAGGGAAGCCGCCAGCGAGGTCAGAATCATCCGCAGGTTGTCGTCCGCGCGGGACAGAAGGTCGCCGCGGAGAGTTTCCTGACGCACCTCTTCGATGTTCGCGGCAATTTCCCGATTCTGGTCGTCCAGCATCACGGAGGTAAAGAGCCCCGCCCTCTGGTCGTAGACCTGGACGCTCTTCATATCGGCGTAAAGGTCCAGCAGTCTGCAGTGGGGAACGATCATGCGAACCCGATTGACGGCAAAGCGCTCGGAAATTTTGATCCGGGAAAGGTCGCTTCCGCAGGTGAGGACTCCCGAATACTTCAGAATGAACCGGCGCCCCGTCCCCGGAAGCGAAAAGCCCAACAGAGACTTCGCGTCCGAAAAGATGACCACCGACTCGAAATCCCGTCGAATCGTCGCCAGCTCTCTCACGTTTCTTATTCCCTGCAGCAGAATCGAACGCACAGACCGATCCTGCCGGCGTTTTCCGTTTTTCAAAAGCCACACGTTGACAGACACTGACGCCACAAGCAAAAGAGTTATAAGAATACCCACGGGGAAACCTCCGATCCAATATTTATAAGAATTTATGAAAAATCATAAAAACATAATAGTTATAAAATAATTATAAAATCCCTCTGCAGGACGGTCACAAAACCAGTTCCCCCGCGATTCGGCCCCGAACTTCGGGAAGAGAAAGATCCTTTTCGAGGGCCAGACGTTTGAGGTCCTCGTATTCGGGAGTACGGCGCAGAGGTTTGTCTCCCAAAAGCGCGGTCTTGACCCTCACTCTTCCCAGGGAAGTCGCGTATTCCTCTATCTTATAGCATAATTTGGCCCGGTCAACCATCGTTTGCCGAACTCCCTGAGTGGTCGTTCCACATAAAATGGCCCGGGAAAGTTTCTTCGCCTTTTCGGGGGCGCAGAGACAGCAAAATTTTGTCCCCGGGCGGCCCTTTTTCATGGCGATGAACTCCTGCCACACGTCGAGAGCCCCGTTTTCAAAAAGGCGTTCCGTCACCAGCTCGTAATCCTGGGGATTCATGTCGTCGATGTTGCTCTCCAGCAGAGCCACCCGGTCGTGATCCATGCCCTCCGTCTCCTCCTCCGCGGCGGGGTGGGAGTCCAGCAGCAGAACCCGCAGGACGTTGGGCAGATCCGAATCTCTGGTTCCCGCTCCGTAACCGGAGGCCAGCAGGATGCCGTCGGGAACGCTCCCGAAAGCCGAGGCCAGACAGCGGACCAGCAGGGCCCCCGTGGGCGTCGTCCGCTCCATGGGCTCCCCCCGGGAGCAGATTGGAATTCCGTGCAGCAGCCGCTCGGTGGCCGGAGCGGGAACGGGCAGAACTCCATGAGCGCACCGGACGGTCCCCGACCCCACGTTGACGGGGGAGGAAATCACTCTGGGCCAGTCCAGCAGGTCGATGAGAATGAAAACTCCCACGATATCGATAATCGAGTCGATGGCTCCGACTTCGTGAAAATGAATTTTGTCCGGCGTGGTTCCGTGCACCGCGGCCTCCGCCTCGGCCAGAAGGGCGAAGGCGTGCATGGCCTCGCGCTGAATCCGCGGGGAAAGAGCGCTGCCCGTAATGATTTCCTCTATCTCCTTCAGCCCTCTGTGAGGGTGATGCTCATGGGTGTCCACGCAGAAATGAGTCCCCGTAACGCCGCCTTTGACGGTCTTCTCGAAGCGGACCCGATAATCCTCCGGGGTCAGTTTCGACATTTTCGCCAGCTCGGCCTCGAAGCGGTCCGGGCGCGGGAGGAGCTCAAACAGCGCCCCCGTCAGCATGTCCCCCGCGATTCCCGCGAAACAGTCCAGGTACAGTGTCTTCATTCCACAACCTTCTTCATCCGTAAATTGTATATCTGCAAAATGACAGTGAATCCCGTTTCAGATTTTTTTCGATTTGCTTCGATAATGTTTCCTGAAATTTTCTCCCCCCAGAAAAACCTGGCTGCCGTCGGGGCTGAAGCTGCCGAAGTCCAAAACTCCGGAGCCGGAAACGCCTGAATCCGTTCCGTCGGAAAGAGCGGCTCCCTCGGTGTCCTCGTCACTGAAGGACGAAATCGCGGCGAGATGCCGACGTCCCGAACCTTCGAGAAGAGAGGGGCCGGCGGCGTTCCCCGGCAGCACCCTGCGCAGGGAAGCGTGAGAGGGAGTTCCGGCCCGCAGGCCCTCCTTCAGACAGGGAAGCAGACCCTCCCCGTCGGGAACCTCCCGCAGCTCCGGGACGGTGTGGGCGACGTCCGTCTCCGAGGCAAAGACGATGTCCTCCCCGAAACCGATCCTGCCCAGAAAAACGGCGTGGTCCGCGCTTTTCAGGGAAGTCAGAAAGTCACGGGAACTCTGCCAGGTCAAAAGGGCCAGCCGGGCGCTGTCCGCCAGGTGAACCTCCGGCGAGAACTCCGCCAGAGCGGCCGTCAAAAGTCCGGCGCACAGGGTGTCGTCCCAGGCGGGGCGTCCCTTTCTGCCCGAGCAGAAAATCCCGATACGCCTCCCCTTCGACAGAGCCAAATCCAGCGCGGACATGGCGTTGCGGGCGCTGGCGACCAGCACCGGCATTCCCGTGGACAGGGCCTTCAGCAGGGCCTTCGTTCCGTTGGTGGTGGCCATGACGGCGCAGCTGTATTTTTTGCAGAGCTCCGGAGTGATGTCGAGAGGAGAGTTCCCCAGGTCAAATCCCTGAGGCGCTATGGCGTTCTGTTCGCCCATCAGAACGGGAGTCTCTCCCCCGCCTCTGAGGCGCTCCGCCAGGCGTTTCGCGCCCTCCGTGGATTCCGCCGGATAAAGCGTGACGCCCCCCGCCTCGAACCAGCGGGTCATGACCGTGGTCGCCCGCAGAATGTCCACGACCAGCCACACATCCACCACCGGAAGATGCTCGCTGTGTGAAAGTACAACTTCCACCTGAATGGCATTTGACATGAAACGTCCTCCCTGTTTGAAATCTCAGAGGGCTGAGCCCGTTGACGTAAAAACACACAGACCCCCGAACTCCCGAACGGGGCCCCTCCATATATGCTCATGCATCACCTGTCCGCGCATCGTTCCTCCCGACAGATTCCCCTTTCCCCATGAGCTTTTTCGCCGTAAGCTTCACGCAGGCCTCAGGGAACCATCCAGAATTATATCGTGAAGTTTACAATTCACAGATAGGGAGCGTAATAATACTTAAAAAAAAATCCGGTTTTCTTGTGCTGTATTATATAGATAAAAGAGTAAATAATTTCGTGAATGTATTATATAGCACTTTTTGGGAGAAAAAGAGGGATTCTTATGGCCCGTCATGTCATCGCAATATCGGAGGCGCTTTTGCTGGGCCTACACGGGATGGGGCTCCTGGCGGCCTCGCAAAAACGTCTCAGCGCTCACGAAATGGCTCAGTGTCTCGGCGCTTCCGAGGCGCACCTGACGAAAATTTTTCAGCATCTGGTGCATGAAGGGCTGGTGGAGTCCGTGCGGGGGCCGGGAGGAGGCTTCGAACTGCGCGGGAATCCCGAAGGCGTCAGCCTTCTTTCCATCTATCGGGCCATCGAGGGCGCGCCCCGGGACGACGCGAAGCTCTGCTCCTCCTGCGACCACTGCCCCTTCGTCAGGTGCATTTTCGGAGACTCCCTCCGGGAACCCGCAAGCGTTTTTCTGCAGTACCTGGCCCGCACCACACTGGCGGCCATAGCCATGAAACCCGCGCCCGCGACGCCCTGAAGGCCGCGCCGGGGCGACAGGAGGCGCGGGGCGGAAAAAACCGCTCCGCCTACTCCACCCGTATGGCGAGGTCCGGGCAGGTCTTTTCGCACAGCCCGCAGCGGACGCAGTCTCCTTCCCTGACGGGGGCCGCCACGGTGAATCCTTTTCTGTTGACCTCCGCGGAAATCTCGAAAACCTTCCGGGGGCAGCAGACAACGCAAAGTTCGCAGCCTTTGCAGAGATTTTTATCGATATATACGGCCATATCCATCACCTCGCTTTACAGCCGGAGTTCCCGAAGCCGAGCCACGACCTCAGCCGGCGTCGCGGCCATTTTGACCCCCGCCCTCTCCAGAGCCTCCGCCTTGGAGCGGGCCGTTCCCTTCCCGCCCCGGATGATCGCCCCGGCGTGCCCCAGAGACTTGCCCTCGGGGGCGGACCGCCCCACAATGAGAGAAACGACGGGCTTCTTCACGGGCGTTCGGGCGATGTACTCCGCCGCGTCGATCTCCGTGTTCCCCCCGATTTCTCCCAGAAGGACAATCGCCTTCGTCTCCTCGTCCTCATTGAAGAGCGCAAGGGCGTCCTTCTGCGTCATCCCCCATATCGGGCCGCCTCCCAGAGCCACCACCGTACTCTGACCGATTCCCGCCTCGGTGAGCGTTTTGCCGATCTCGTAGGACAGAGCTCCGCTTTTCGAGACGATTCCCACCCCTCCGGGGATGAACATCCGCGTGGGATGAGCGCCCAGCTTGCACTTCCCCGGAGCGATGAGCCCCGCCGTGCCCGGCCCCAGCACCCGCGCGCCGCGGAACCTGGCGCAGCTCAGAATCTCCAGCACGTCCCTTTTGGGGATCCCCTCCATCGTCAGCACGAGAAGCCGGATGCCGCAGTCCATGGCCTCAATAGCCGCGTCTCTGGCGTTCAGAGGGGGGACGAAACTGATGGCCGCGTCCACGCCTCCCGCGGCTCGAACCGCGTCGTCCACAAAATCGAACACGGGAACGCCGCAGACCTCCTGACCGCCCTTTCCGGGGGTGACGCCGGCGACCACCCGCGTCCCGAAGTCCAACAGCGACTTCGTCTGCAGGGAGCCCGACCGGCCCGTTATGCCCTGAACCAGAACGCGCGTCGCTTCATTGACGAGAATCGACATCTCCCGCCCTCCTTCCGGTCTCTCCCACGGCCTCCCGGACGGCCTGTTCCAGGTCGTCGCAGATCGGCAGTCCGGCCTCCCGCATGATCTTCTTTCCCTCTTCCTCCATCGTTCCGCAAAGACGCACGACGATGGGCAGGTGAAAGCCCGTGTCTCTCACGTAGCGCACGATGCCCTGAGCCATTTCGTCCATGCGGTTGAATCCTCCGATGAGCACGATGAGCAGACTGCGTATCTTCGGGACTTTGGGGTTGTCGATCACCCGCTCCATGGCCGCGTACATGACCTCGGGGCTGGTGGTTCCCCCCATTTCGCAAAAGTCCGCCGCCCGCCCGCCATGGTCCCGCAGCAGGTCCAGAGTCAGCATCCCCGTCCCCGCTCCGTCCGAGATCAGGCCGATGTCCCCATCCAGAGGAATGCAGGTGATGGTGTCCCCCTGGGGCTCCGGGGAGGCTCCGGTGACGCCGGCCCGTTCCACTCGCAGCCTGGCAAAAAGCTCCCTGTGCAGAGGCTCGGCGTCGTCGTCCAGCTCCACCTTGGCGTCGAGGGCCACAAAACCGCCGGGGGTCTCCGCCAGAGGGTTGACCTCCACCAACAGAGCGTGGGTTTCCCTCCACAGTCTGTAAAGTCCGGACAGCGCCGCGGCGAACTCCTTCGGCCGCGAAGCGCCCGCAAAACGGGCCGCCTTTCTGAAGTGACTGTCCAGAGGGCCGACGACCGCGTCGAAGGGCAGCTTCAGGATTTGCTCGGGATGCTCCTCCGCCAGCCTCTCCACGTCCACGCCGCCGGAGGCTCCGACGATGATCAGAGGCGTCCCCGCCTCCCCGTCGAAGGCGACGGACAGATAATATTCATGCAAAATCGTGACGCGCTCCTCCGCCAGCACGGCGTTGACAGGCTCTTCCTTCAGCGTCATGGAAAAAAGTTTTTCCAGAGCCGCGTCTCTCTCCTTTTCACTTTCGCAGAGAATGACCGCTCCCGCCCTGCCCCGTCCCCCCGAAAGCACCTGCGCCTTCAGGACCACGGGGCCGCTCCAGTCCGGAGTCTCGTTTTTTTTGCAGAGACGCCCCTGGGGAACCGCAAGGCCATATTCGCGAAAGAGCGACTTTCCCTGAAATTCAAAGAGCTTCATCAGGATTTCCCCGCTCCGGCCCGGGCCAGCTCAAACCCCCTCCGGACGGCTTTTTTGTTCAGGTCCAGAAACGCCGCCCGAACGTTTTCCGCGAGGGCCGCGTCCAGCTGTTCCACCGTCACCATGTCCGTCACTCCGGCGAAGTACCCCAGCATCACCATGTTGGCGGCCATGCGGTTGCCCAGTTTCTGAGCTTCCTCCGTGGCCGGAACCCGAAAGGAAACCGTCTCCGGAGGAATCGCCCCGGCAGCGGGAAGGGCGACCAGCTCGGAGTCCACGAGCAAAAGGCCGCCTTTGCGAAGAGAGCTCACATAGGTGTTGAAGGCGGTCTGAAACATGGCGACCAGAATGTCGTTGGAGGCCCGAACGGGGGTGAGGATGGGCTCTTCCGACACCATCAGCTCGGACTGGCACTGTCCGCCTCTCGCCTCCGAGCCGTAGGACTGCGTCTGAGCCGCGTAAAGCCCCCTGTGAATCACCAGCGCGTCGCCCAGCACCACGGCCGCGAGGATGATGCCCTGCCCGCCGAATCCGCAAAACCGGATACTCGTATTTTTCAGCTTCATGCTTCCTCCGCATCCTTTCCGGCGCTCTCGTCCGCCACGAAGGAGCTTCCCCTGAACACGGGACGGACAACGTCCACAAACTCGCCCGTAACCAGTTTTCCCTTCAGTTCCTCCGGGTTCATGGCGTCCGCCAGGTCCTTGGGGACGCATATCCCCCGAATCCAGTCCAGCAGCTTCGCCGGCGAGCCGCTCCCCAGGGCGTAGCGCCCGAAATGGGTGGGGCACTGGGAGAGAACCTCCACAACGCCGAATCCGCTGTGAGAAAGACCTTTTTTGATCATACGGTCCATCTGCCCGATGTCGGGAGTGGCCGTCCGGGCCACGTAGGTCGCCCCCGCCGCCTGAGCCAGAGCGCACATGTCGAAGGGAGGCTCGCCGCTTCCCCAGGGGGTGGTCATCGTCACGGCCCCGGCCGGCGTCATGGGCGCCACCTGTCCGCCGGTCATGGCGAAGTTGAAGTTGTTCACGACGATCATCAGGACGTCCAGGTTCCGGCGGGCGGCGTGGATGAAGTGATTGCCCCCGATGGAGACCGCATCCCCGTCCCCGGCGAACACCACGACCTTCGTCTCTTTGGAGTGCAGTTTGATTCCCATGGCCCAGGGCAGCGTCCTGCCGTGAACGCCGTGCAGCGTGTCCGTTTTCATGTAAACGGGAATCCGGGCGGTGCAGCCCACTCCCGCCACCGTTACCATCCTGTCGAGGTCCAGACCCAGACCGTCGACTCCTCTGAGAAAGGACCCCAGCACCTGACCGCAGCCGCAGCCCGGGCAGAAGAAATGAGGCATACGATCCTCTCTGACGTATTTGCGCAGAGGGTTGACCGGAAGAGCGGTCCCCGCGTTCTTCAGTTCGGCCGCCATCACAGGACCTCCTTCAGCGATTCCAGAATTTCCTCGGGGGAGTGGATCATGCCCCTGTTTTTGGTCACTCTGGCCGTGCGGCAGCGACCCCGACAGGCGCGCTCGATCTCTCCCGCGTATTTGCCGATGTTCATCTCAACCGTCACCACCAGATCCGTCCTTCCGCTGAGGTCCGCCACGGCTTCCTCCGGGAAGGGCCAGGGCGCGTCGATTTTCATCACGCCCACCTTCTTCCCCTGTTCCCGCAGCGTGTTCATGGCGTCCAGGCAGGGGCGCACCTCACTGCCGTAAGCGACCAGAACGGCTTTCGCGTCGTCCGCCCTCCAGTGCTGAACGGTGGAAATTTTGCCCCTGTTCTTCGTCACCTTGAGGGGAATGCGGGTATAAAGCCGCTCGAAGGCGTCGGGGTCCCACTCGATACTTCCCCGCTCGTCGTGGGGATTGATGGAGTAAATCGTGTGGTATCCGCGCCCGAGCCCCGCAAACTCCGGAACGCCCCAGGGGGAGTCGGCCTTGAAGGGCAGGTAGGTTTCAGGGGTTTTGTCGGTCCATTTCCGATTCATCACGGGAATCGCGTCCGGCTCCGGGATGACCAGCCGCTCCCGCATCAAAGCGATGGTCGTCTCGGACAGCACGACGACCGGCGTTCGATACTCCTCCGCCAGGTTGAAAGCCCTCACCGTGAAGTCGAAAAGCTCCTGAACGGAGGATGGGGCGAGGACGATCATTTCATGGTCGCCGGCGGGGCCCCAGTGGACCTGCATGATGTCGGCCTGAGTGGCGAAATTTTCCCCCCGGCATCGCTGGACGTCCACGATCACCATGGGAGCCTCCACCGCAACGCCGTACTCCAGCCCCTCCTGGAGGTAGTCATAACCGGCGCTGGCCGTCGCGGTCATCGCCTTCGCCCCGGCCAGCGAGGCTCCTGCCACCGCGTTGATGGAGCAGAGTTCGTCCTCCCCCTGCAAAAAGACGCCGCCCACGGCCGGCAGACGTCTCGACATCCTCTCCGAGATTTCGTTGGCCGGCGTGATCGGATACCCGGCGAAGAA
It encodes:
- a CDS encoding 2-oxoacid:acceptor oxidoreductase family protein, encoding MKLKNTSIRFCGFGGQGIILAAVVLGDALVIHRGLYAAQTQSYGSEARGGQCQSELMVSEEPILTPVRASNDILVAMFQTAFNTYVSSLRKGGLLLVDSELVALPAAGAIPPETVSFRVPATEEAQKLGNRMAANMVMLGYFAGVTDMVTVEQLDAALAENVRAAFLDLNKKAVRRGFELARAGAGKS
- a CDS encoding 2-oxoacid:ferredoxin oxidoreductase subunit beta, which encodes MAAELKNAGTALPVNPLRKYVREDRMPHFFCPGCGCGQVLGSFLRGVDGLGLDLDRMVTVAGVGCTARIPVYMKTDTLHGVHGRTLPWAMGIKLHSKETKVVVFAGDGDAVSIGGNHFIHAARRNLDVLMIVVNNFNFAMTGGQVAPMTPAGAVTMTTPWGSGEPPFDMCALAQAAGATYVARTATPDIGQMDRMIKKGLSHSGFGVVEVLSQCPTHFGRYALGSGSPAKLLDWIRGICVPKDLADAMNPEELKGKLVTGEFVDVVRPVFRGSSFVADESAGKDAEEA
- a CDS encoding ferredoxin oxidoreductase yields the protein MKKEKRVLTGVHFMQGNYAAVEGALAAGCDFFAGYPITPANEISERMSRRLPAVGGVFLQGEDELCSINAVAGASLAGAKAMTATASAGYDYLQEGLEYGVAVEAPMVIVDVQRCRGENFATQADIMQVHWGPAGDHEMIVLAPSSVQELFDFTVRAFNLAEEYRTPVVVLSETTIALMRERLVIPEPDAIPVMNRKWTDKTPETYLPFKADSPWGVPEFAGLGRGYHTIYSINPHDERGSIEWDPDAFERLYTRIPLKVTKNRGKISTVQHWRADDAKAVLVAYGSEVRPCLDAMNTLREQGKKVGVMKIDAPWPFPEEAVADLSGRTDLVVTVEMNIGKYAGEIERACRGRCRTARVTKNRGMIHSPEEILESLKEVL